In Streptomyces seoulensis, the following are encoded in one genomic region:
- a CDS encoding YebC/PmpR family DNA-binding transcriptional regulator: MSGHSKWATTKHKKAVIDAKRGKLFAKLIKNIEVAARMGGVDIEGNPTLYDAIQKAKKQSVPNKNIDSAVKRGGGLEAGGADYETIMYEGYGPNGVAVLIECLTDNRNRAASDVRVAMTRNGGNMADPGSVSYLFNRKGVIIVPKGELTEDDVLGAVLDAGAEEVNDLGESFEVLSEATDLVAVRTALQEAGIDYDSADSNFVPTMQVELDEDGARKIFKLIDALEDSDDVQNVFANFDVSDDVMEKVDA, from the coding sequence ATGTCCGGCCACTCTAAATGGGCTACGACGAAGCACAAGAAGGCCGTGATCGACGCCAAGCGCGGCAAGCTCTTCGCGAAGCTCATCAAGAACATCGAGGTCGCGGCCCGCATGGGCGGCGTCGACATCGAGGGCAACCCGACGCTCTACGACGCCATCCAGAAGGCGAAGAAGCAGTCGGTCCCCAACAAGAACATCGACTCCGCGGTCAAGCGCGGCGGCGGCCTTGAGGCCGGCGGCGCCGACTACGAGACGATCATGTACGAGGGTTACGGCCCCAACGGTGTCGCGGTGCTCATCGAGTGCCTCACCGACAACCGCAACCGCGCCGCCTCCGACGTCCGCGTCGCCATGACCCGCAACGGCGGCAACATGGCCGACCCCGGCTCGGTGTCGTACCTCTTCAATCGCAAGGGCGTCATCATCGTCCCCAAGGGCGAACTGACCGAGGACGACGTGCTCGGCGCGGTCCTGGACGCCGGTGCCGAGGAGGTCAACGACCTGGGTGAGTCCTTCGAGGTGCTCAGCGAGGCCACCGACCTGGTCGCGGTCCGCACCGCCCTCCAGGAGGCCGGCATCGACTACGACTCCGCCGACTCCAACTTCGTCCCGACCATGCAGGTCGAGCTGGACGAGGACGGCGCCCGGAAGATCTTCAAGCTGATCGACGCCCTTGAGGACAGCGACGACGTGCAGAACGTCTTCGCCAACTTCGACGTGAGCGACGACGTCATGGAGAAGGTCGACGCGTAA
- the ruvB gene encoding Holliday junction branch migration DNA helicase RuvB, protein MNWDDTTDGAAAERLVDTAADREDQAVEAALRPKDLGEFIGQEKVREQLDLVLRAARARGATADHVLLSGAPGLGKTTLSMIIAAEMGAPIRITSGPAIQHAGDLAAILSSLQEGEVLFLDEIHRMSRPAEEMLYMAMEDFRVDVIVGKGPGATAIPLELPPFTLVGATTRAGLLPPPLRDRFGFTAHMEFYEPRELQRVVHRSAALLDVEIDPSGAAEIAGRSRGTPRIANRLLRRVRDYAQVKADGLITEDIAAAALAVYEVDERGLDRLDRGVLEALLKLFGGGPVGLSTLAVAVGEERETVEEVAEPFLVREGLLARTPRGRVATPAAWAHLGLTPPQRPVTGNGQQDLFGA, encoded by the coding sequence GTGAACTGGGACGACACGACGGACGGCGCCGCCGCGGAACGGCTGGTGGACACCGCCGCCGACCGGGAGGACCAAGCCGTCGAAGCCGCCCTGCGCCCCAAGGACCTCGGCGAGTTCATCGGCCAGGAGAAGGTGCGCGAACAGCTCGACCTCGTGCTGCGCGCCGCCCGCGCGCGCGGAGCCACCGCCGACCACGTGCTGCTCTCCGGCGCCCCCGGCCTCGGCAAGACCACCCTGTCGATGATCATCGCGGCCGAGATGGGCGCCCCCATCCGCATCACCTCCGGCCCCGCCATCCAGCACGCCGGCGACCTCGCCGCGATCCTCTCCTCCCTCCAGGAGGGCGAGGTCCTCTTCCTGGACGAGATCCACCGCATGTCCCGGCCCGCCGAGGAGATGCTGTACATGGCGATGGAGGACTTCCGGGTCGACGTCATCGTCGGCAAGGGCCCCGGCGCCACCGCCATCCCGCTGGAACTGCCCCCCTTCACCCTGGTCGGCGCCACCACCCGCGCGGGCCTGCTGCCGCCCCCGCTGCGCGACCGCTTCGGCTTCACCGCGCACATGGAGTTCTACGAGCCCCGCGAACTCCAGCGGGTCGTGCACCGCTCGGCCGCCCTGCTGGACGTCGAGATCGACCCGTCAGGCGCCGCCGAGATCGCCGGCCGCTCGCGCGGCACGCCCCGGATCGCCAACCGGCTGCTGCGCCGGGTGCGGGACTACGCCCAGGTCAAGGCGGACGGCCTGATCACCGAGGACATCGCCGCCGCCGCCCTCGCCGTGTACGAGGTGGACGAGCGCGGCCTCGACCGGCTCGACCGGGGCGTGCTGGAGGCGCTGCTGAAGCTGTTCGGCGGCGGCCCGGTCGGCCTGTCCACGCTGGCCGTCGCGGTGGGGGAGGAGCGGGAGACGGTGGAGGAGGTCGCCGAACCGTTCCTGGTGCGCGAGGGTCTGCTCGCCCGCACCCCGCGCGGGCGCGTGGCGACCCCGGCGGCCTGGGCGCACCTCGGCCTCACCCCGCCGCAGCGGCCGGTCACCGGAAACGGACAACAGGACCTGTTCGGGGCGTGA
- the pdxT gene encoding pyridoxal 5'-phosphate synthase glutaminase subunit PdxT, with the protein MNTPVIGVLALQGDVREHLIALAAADAVARPVRRPEELAEVDALVLPGGESTTISKLAVLFGLMEPLRARVRAGMPVYGTCAGLILLADKILDPRSGQETIGGIDMIVRRNAFGRQNESFEAAVDVRGVEGAPVEGVFIRAPWVESVGAAAEVLAEHDGHIVAVRQDNVLATSFHPELTGDHRVHALFVDMVRANRTPESL; encoded by the coding sequence ATGAACACGCCCGTCATCGGCGTCCTGGCACTCCAGGGCGACGTACGGGAGCACCTCATCGCCCTGGCCGCGGCGGACGCCGTGGCCAGGCCGGTCAGGCGCCCCGAGGAACTCGCCGAGGTGGACGCCCTCGTCCTGCCCGGCGGTGAGTCCACCACCATCTCCAAACTGGCCGTCCTCTTCGGCCTGATGGAGCCCCTGCGCGCCCGCGTGCGTGCCGGCATGCCCGTCTACGGCACCTGCGCCGGGCTGATCCTGCTCGCCGACAAGATCCTCGACCCGCGCTCGGGCCAGGAGACCATCGGCGGCATCGACATGATCGTCCGCCGCAACGCCTTCGGCCGCCAGAACGAGTCCTTCGAGGCGGCGGTCGACGTCAGGGGCGTCGAGGGCGCTCCCGTGGAGGGCGTCTTCATCCGCGCCCCCTGGGTGGAGTCCGTGGGCGCGGCCGCCGAGGTGCTCGCCGAGCACGACGGCCACATCGTCGCCGTACGCCAGGACAACGTGCTCGCCACCTCGTTCCACCCGGAACTGACCGGCGACCACCGTGTGCACGCGCTCTTCGTCGACATGGTCCGCGCGAACCGGACACCGGAGTCCTTGTAG
- a CDS encoding adenine phosphoribosyltransferase, with amino-acid sequence MTSIQELLLSRIRDVADYPEPGVMFKDITPLLADPAAFTALTDTLAELATATGATKIVGLEARGFILGAPVAVRSGLGFIPVRKAGKLPGATLRQAYDLEYGSAEIEVHAEDLSEGDRVFIVDDVLATGGTAEAAIKLIERAGARVSGVAVLMELGFLQGRARLEPALDGAPLEALLQV; translated from the coding sequence ATGACCTCCATCCAGGAGCTGCTGCTCAGCCGTATCCGCGACGTGGCCGACTACCCGGAGCCGGGCGTGATGTTCAAGGACATCACCCCGCTCCTGGCCGACCCCGCCGCGTTCACGGCCCTCACCGACACGCTGGCCGAGCTCGCCACGGCCACCGGGGCCACCAAGATCGTCGGCCTGGAGGCGCGGGGCTTCATCCTGGGCGCGCCGGTCGCCGTCCGCTCGGGCCTCGGCTTCATCCCCGTCCGCAAGGCCGGCAAGCTCCCCGGGGCCACGCTGCGCCAGGCGTACGACCTGGAGTACGGCTCCGCCGAGATCGAGGTGCACGCCGAGGACCTGTCCGAGGGTGACCGTGTGTTCATCGTGGACGACGTGCTCGCCACCGGCGGTACCGCCGAGGCCGCGATCAAGCTGATCGAGCGCGCCGGCGCACGCGTCTCGGGCGTCGCCGTCCTCATGGAGCTGGGCTTCCTGCAGGGCCGTGCCCGCCTGGAGCCCGCCCTGGACGGCGCGCCCCTGGAGGCGCTGCTCCAGGTCTGA
- the secD gene encoding protein translocase subunit SecD, whose protein sequence is MAAPKKGRGASAQSKPGRSLVLILIAIVAMTGGMFLAGHTTPRLGIDLAGGTSITLKAKADQGSAINKANMDTAVDIMNRRVNGLGVSEAEVQTQGDDHIIVNIPKGTNSKEAQQQVGTTAKLYFRPVLASEPSGGAAPKPSPSTSSGASGSPSPAASPSGDQKATSPSNAPSPNASATSQGRAVSDALKADATPSPTGSPSAKSSGAPASPSPTPGANADAAKLQAQYQALDCTKPAERAKVGKAGKPGEPTVACGEVNKVWYKYVLGPAAVDGTEVKKAQAIFDTQGASGWQVQMTFTSSGAKKFADITGELAKNQQPQNEFGIVLDGDVVSSPYVQQAITGGQAEISGRFTQEEAQSLSNMLSYGALPLSFQEETVTTVTAALGGEQLKAGLLAGAIGLVLVVIYLVAYYRGLSLVAMASLLVSAILTYVIMSLLGPAIGFALNLPAVCGAIVAIGITADSFIVYFERIRDEIREGRTLRPAVERAWPRARRTILVSDFVSFLAAAVLFIVTVGKVQGFAFTLGLTTVLDVVVVFLFTKPLMTLLARRRFFADGHKWSGLDPRSLGAKPPLRRTRRPSGPTTGPVDPKGA, encoded by the coding sequence GTGGCAGCACCTAAGAAGGGCCGGGGCGCGAGTGCCCAGAGCAAGCCAGGGCGCTCGCTGGTCCTCATCCTGATCGCCATCGTGGCGATGACCGGCGGAATGTTCCTCGCCGGGCACACCACCCCGCGTCTCGGCATCGACCTTGCCGGCGGTACGAGCATCACGCTCAAGGCGAAGGCCGACCAGGGGTCGGCGATCAACAAGGCCAACATGGACACCGCGGTCGACATCATGAACCGCCGTGTCAACGGCCTTGGTGTCTCCGAGGCCGAGGTGCAGACCCAGGGCGACGATCACATCATCGTCAACATCCCCAAGGGCACCAACTCCAAGGAGGCCCAGCAGCAGGTCGGCACCACCGCCAAGCTGTACTTCCGCCCGGTCCTGGCCAGCGAGCCCAGCGGCGGCGCGGCCCCCAAGCCGTCGCCGAGCACCTCCTCCGGCGCCAGCGGCTCCCCGAGCCCGGCCGCCAGCCCCTCCGGCGACCAGAAGGCGACCTCGCCCTCCAACGCCCCCTCGCCGAACGCCTCGGCCACCTCGCAGGGCCGCGCCGTCAGCGACGCGCTGAAGGCCGACGCCACCCCGTCGCCCACCGGCTCCCCGAGCGCCAAGTCCTCCGGCGCCCCGGCCAGCCCCTCGCCGACGCCCGGTGCCAACGCGGACGCCGCGAAGCTCCAGGCCCAGTACCAGGCCCTGGACTGCACCAAGCCCGCCGAGCGCGCCAAGGTCGGCAAGGCCGGCAAGCCCGGTGAGCCCACCGTGGCCTGCGGCGAGGTCAACAAGGTCTGGTACAAGTACGTGCTCGGCCCCGCCGCCGTGGACGGCACCGAGGTGAAGAAGGCCCAGGCGATCTTCGACACCCAGGGCGCCTCCGGCTGGCAGGTGCAGATGACCTTCACCTCCTCCGGCGCCAAGAAGTTCGCCGACATCACCGGCGAACTGGCCAAGAACCAGCAGCCGCAGAACGAGTTCGGCATCGTCCTCGACGGCGACGTGGTCTCCAGCCCGTACGTGCAGCAGGCCATCACCGGCGGCCAGGCCGAGATCTCCGGCCGGTTCACGCAGGAGGAGGCCCAGAGCCTCTCCAACATGCTGTCCTACGGCGCGCTCCCGCTGTCCTTCCAGGAGGAGACCGTCACCACGGTCACCGCGGCCCTCGGCGGCGAGCAGCTCAAGGCCGGCCTCCTCGCGGGCGCCATCGGCCTCGTCCTGGTCGTGATCTACCTGGTGGCCTACTACCGCGGACTGTCGCTGGTGGCCATGGCCTCCCTGCTGGTCTCCGCGATCCTCACCTACGTGATCATGTCGCTGCTCGGCCCTGCCATCGGCTTCGCGCTGAACCTGCCCGCCGTCTGCGGTGCCATCGTCGCCATCGGTATCACCGCGGACTCGTTCATCGTGTACTTCGAACGCATCCGGGACGAGATCCGCGAGGGCCGCACCCTGCGTCCCGCCGTCGAGCGGGCCTGGCCGCGCGCCCGGCGCACCATCCTGGTCTCCGACTTCGTTTCGTTCCTCGCCGCCGCCGTGCTGTTCATCGTGACCGTCGGCAAGGTCCAGGGCTTCGCGTTCACGCTCGGTCTGACCACCGTGCTCGACGTCGTGGTGGTCTTCCTCTTCACCAAGCCGCTCATGACGCTGCTGGCCCGCCGCAGGTTCTTCGCCGACGGCCACAAGTGGTCCGGCCTCGACCCGCGGAGCCTGGGCGCCAAGCCCCCGCTGCGCCGCACCCGCCGTCCCTCCGGTCCCACCACGGGCCCCGTCGACCCCAAGGGGGCGTGA
- the pdxS gene encoding pyridoxal 5'-phosphate synthase lyase subunit PdxS — protein sequence MSIIDNQGPETGTARVKRGMAEQLKGGVIMDVVNAEQAKIAEDAGAVAVMALERVPADIRKDGGVARMSDPDMIEGIIDAVSIPVMAKSRIGHFVEAQVLQSLGVDYIDESEVLTPADEVNHSDKWAFTTPFVCGATNLGEALRRIAEGAAMIRSKGEAGTGNVVEAVRHLRQIKGEIAKLRGCDHNELFAAAKELRAPYELVKEVAELGKLPVVLFSAGGVATPADAALMRQLGAEGVFVGSGIFKSGDPAKRAAAIVKATTFYDDPKIVADASRNLGEAMVGINCDTLPETERYANRGW from the coding sequence GTGTCCATCATCGACAACCAGGGTCCCGAGACCGGCACCGCCCGTGTGAAGCGCGGCATGGCCGAGCAGCTCAAGGGCGGCGTCATCATGGACGTGGTCAACGCCGAGCAGGCGAAGATCGCCGAGGACGCCGGCGCCGTGGCCGTCATGGCCCTGGAGCGGGTCCCGGCCGACATCCGCAAGGACGGCGGCGTGGCCCGGATGTCCGACCCGGACATGATCGAGGGCATCATCGACGCCGTCTCGATCCCGGTCATGGCCAAGTCCCGCATCGGCCACTTCGTCGAGGCCCAGGTGCTCCAGTCCCTCGGTGTCGACTACATCGACGAGTCCGAGGTGCTCACCCCGGCCGACGAGGTCAACCACTCCGACAAGTGGGCGTTCACCACCCCCTTCGTCTGCGGTGCCACCAACCTGGGCGAGGCCCTGCGCCGCATCGCCGAGGGCGCGGCCATGATCCGCTCCAAGGGCGAGGCCGGCACCGGCAACGTCGTGGAGGCCGTGCGCCACCTGCGCCAGATCAAGGGCGAGATCGCCAAGCTGCGCGGCTGCGACCACAACGAGCTGTTCGCCGCCGCCAAGGAGCTGCGCGCCCCCTACGAGCTGGTCAAGGAGGTCGCCGAGCTGGGCAAGCTCCCCGTCGTGCTGTTCTCCGCCGGCGGTGTCGCCACCCCGGCCGACGCCGCGCTGATGCGCCAGCTCGGCGCCGAGGGCGTCTTCGTGGGCTCCGGCATCTTCAAGTCCGGCGACCCGGCCAAGCGCGCCGCCGCCATCGTGAAGGCCACCACCTTCTACGACGACCCGAAGATCGTCGCGGACGCCTCCCGCAACCTCGGCGAGGCCATGGTCGGCATCAACTGCGACACCCTCCCCGAGACCGAGCGCTACGCCAACCGCGGCTGGTAG
- the yajC gene encoding preprotein translocase subunit YajC, translating into MNVYTLLPFIVLIAVMFLMTRSAKKKQQQAANMRNEMQPGSGVRTIGGMYATVKEVTEDTVLLDAGPGVELIFAKNAIGAVLSDDEYNRIIHGIEHDLKSDSEIVPDDASSLTAADAEHKAVDFGKKDAAEETPVAEDKTPADKAGTVEAAKDDTVVNKAEAAEPAEAPKKTDGDTDAK; encoded by the coding sequence GTGAATGTCTACACCCTTCTCCCCTTCATCGTGCTCATCGCGGTCATGTTCCTGATGACGCGCTCGGCCAAGAAGAAGCAGCAGCAGGCCGCCAACATGCGGAACGAGATGCAGCCCGGTTCGGGTGTGCGCACGATCGGGGGGATGTACGCGACGGTCAAGGAGGTCACGGAGGACACCGTCCTCCTCGACGCCGGGCCGGGCGTCGAGCTGATCTTCGCCAAGAACGCGATCGGCGCCGTCCTCTCCGACGACGAGTACAACCGCATCATCCACGGCATCGAGCACGACCTGAAGTCGGACTCCGAGATCGTCCCGGACGACGCCTCCTCCCTCACCGCCGCCGACGCCGAGCACAAGGCCGTCGACTTCGGCAAGAAGGACGCCGCCGAGGAGACCCCGGTCGCCGAGGACAAGACGCCCGCCGACAAGGCCGGGACCGTCGAGGCCGCCAAGGACGACACCGTCGTGAACAAGGCGGAGGCGGCCGAGCCGGCCGAGGCGCCGAAGAAGACCGACGGCGACACCGACGCGAAGTAG
- a CDS encoding membrane protein — MIPTLIWILVALLAVGVYLSWTAGRLDRLHVRMDAARAALDAQLLRRASVAQELATSGVLDPAASIVLYEAAHAARQAEEEQREVAESELSQALRAVFEDARQVEGVRAAPGGEDAAHELAEAVRRVPMARRFHNDAVGAARRLRGHRKVRWFRLAGHAPFPLAFEMDDEPPAALVERVA, encoded by the coding sequence GTGATCCCCACCCTCATCTGGATTCTCGTCGCGCTGCTGGCGGTCGGCGTCTACCTGAGCTGGACCGCCGGACGGCTGGACCGGCTGCATGTGCGCATGGACGCCGCCCGCGCCGCGCTGGACGCGCAGTTGCTGCGCCGGGCGTCCGTGGCCCAGGAACTCGCCACCTCCGGCGTCCTGGACCCGGCCGCCTCCATCGTGCTCTACGAGGCCGCGCACGCCGCCCGGCAGGCCGAGGAGGAGCAGCGCGAGGTCGCCGAGAGCGAGCTGAGCCAGGCGCTGCGCGCCGTGTTCGAGGACGCCCGCCAGGTCGAGGGCGTACGGGCGGCCCCCGGTGGCGAGGACGCGGCGCACGAGCTGGCCGAGGCGGTGCGCCGGGTGCCGATGGCCCGCCGCTTCCACAACGACGCGGTGGGCGCCGCCCGCCGGCTGCGCGGGCACCGCAAGGTCCGCTGGTTCCGCCTCGCCGGGCACGCGCCGTTCCCGCTGGCCTTCGAGATGGACGACGAACCGCCCGCCGCGCTGGTCGAACGGGTCGCCTGA
- the secF gene encoding protein translocase subunit SecF: protein MSKLGNLGARLHRGEVSYDFIGKRKIWYGVSILITITAILGLAVRGLNMGIDFQGGAVFTTPTKMSASVAQVEEYAHDASGHEAVVQKLGNGSLRIQIAGLDTGKSDEVKQTLAKDLKLNPEKLNADLVGPSWGEQIANKAWQGLAIFMVLVVIYLAIAFEWRMAIAALVALIHDITITVGIYALVGFEVTPGTVIGLLTILGYSLYDTVVVFDSLKEQTKDITKQTRFTYSDIANHSINSTLVRSINTTVVALLPVAGLLFIGGGFLGAGTLNDISLSLFVGLAAGAYSSIFIATPLVADLKEREPAMKALKKRVLAKRAQAAAGEAQEESRSATGEPSDGAAPAVVGPRDQSAPRNRGRGRPSGKRR from the coding sequence ATGTCGAAACTCGGTAACCTCGGCGCGCGGCTGCACCGCGGCGAAGTCAGCTACGACTTCATCGGCAAGCGCAAGATCTGGTACGGCGTCTCCATCCTGATCACCATCACGGCCATCCTCGGCCTGGCGGTGCGCGGCCTGAACATGGGCATCGACTTCCAGGGCGGCGCCGTCTTCACCACCCCGACCAAGATGAGCGCCTCGGTCGCCCAGGTCGAGGAGTACGCCCATGACGCCTCCGGCCACGAGGCCGTCGTGCAGAAGCTCGGCAACGGCAGCCTGCGCATCCAGATCGCCGGCCTCGACACCGGCAAGTCCGACGAGGTCAAGCAGACCCTCGCCAAGGACCTGAAGCTCAACCCCGAGAAGCTCAACGCCGACCTGGTCGGCCCGAGCTGGGGTGAGCAGATCGCCAACAAGGCGTGGCAGGGCCTGGCGATCTTCATGGTGCTCGTGGTGATCTACCTGGCGATCGCCTTCGAGTGGCGCATGGCCATCGCGGCCCTCGTCGCGCTGATCCACGACATCACCATCACCGTCGGCATCTACGCCCTCGTCGGCTTCGAGGTCACGCCCGGCACGGTCATCGGTCTGCTGACCATCCTCGGTTACTCGCTCTACGACACGGTCGTCGTCTTCGACAGCCTCAAGGAGCAGACCAAGGACATCACCAAGCAGACCCGCTTCACCTACAGTGACATCGCCAACCACTCGATCAACAGCACCCTGGTGCGCTCCATCAACACCACGGTGGTCGCACTCCTCCCGGTGGCGGGCCTGCTGTTCATCGGCGGCGGTTTCCTCGGAGCGGGCACCCTCAACGACATCTCCCTGTCGCTGTTCGTCGGCCTCGCGGCCGGCGCGTACTCCTCGATCTTCATCGCCACGCCGCTCGTCGCCGACCTCAAGGAGCGCGAGCCGGCGATGAAGGCCCTCAAGAAGCGGGTCCTGGCCAAGCGTGCCCAGGCCGCCGCCGGAGAGGCCCAGGAGGAGTCCCGGTCCGCCACCGGAGAACCGTCCGACGGCGCGGCGCCCGCTGTGGTGGGCCCGCGCGACCAGTCCGCGCCCCGCAACCGGGGCCGCGGCCGACCCTCTGGAAAGCGCCGATGA
- the ruvA gene encoding Holliday junction branch migration protein RuvA, with amino-acid sequence MIAFVSGTVAALAPDSAVVEVGGVGMAVQCTPDTLAKLRVGQAARLHTSLVVREDSLTLYGFADDDERQVFELLQTASGVGPRLAQAMLATHRPDTLRRAVATADEKALTAVPGIGKKGAQKLLLELKDRLGAPIGAPAVGASVSQGWRDQLHAALIGLGYATREADEAVTAVTPQAEAAGGTPQVGQLLKAALQTLNRAR; translated from the coding sequence ATGATCGCCTTCGTCAGCGGCACCGTCGCCGCCCTCGCCCCCGACTCGGCGGTCGTCGAGGTCGGCGGGGTCGGCATGGCCGTCCAGTGCACCCCCGACACCCTGGCGAAACTCCGCGTCGGCCAGGCCGCCCGGCTGCACACCTCCCTCGTCGTCCGCGAGGACTCGCTCACCCTGTACGGCTTCGCCGACGACGACGAGCGCCAGGTCTTCGAGCTGCTCCAGACCGCCAGCGGCGTCGGCCCCCGCCTCGCCCAGGCCATGCTCGCCACCCACCGCCCGGACACGCTGCGCCGCGCCGTCGCCACCGCCGACGAGAAGGCCCTCACCGCCGTGCCCGGCATCGGCAAGAAGGGCGCCCAGAAGCTGCTGCTGGAGCTGAAGGACCGGCTCGGCGCCCCCATCGGCGCCCCCGCAGTCGGCGCCTCGGTGAGTCAGGGCTGGCGCGACCAGCTGCACGCGGCCCTCATCGGCCTGGGGTACGCCACCCGCGAGGCCGACGAGGCCGTCACCGCCGTGACCCCCCAGGCCGAGGCGGCGGGCGGTACCCCCCAGGTCGGCCAGCTGCTCAAGGCCGCCCTCCAGACCCTGAACCGCGCCCGCTGA
- a CDS encoding glycosyltransferase family 4 protein, producing MRIGIVCPYSWDVPGGVQFHIRDLAEYFIRLGHEVSVLAPADDDTPLPPYVVSAGRAVPVPYNGSVARLNFGFLSAARVRRWLHDGSFDVVHIHEPTSPSLGLLTCWAAQGPIVATFHTSNPRSRAMIAAYAILQAALEKISARIAVSEYARRTLVEHLGGDAVVIPNGVDVDFFADAEPKAEWQGGTIGFIGRIDEPRKGLPVLMRALPKIVAAHPGARLLVAGRGDEEAAVEELPEELRSRVEFLGMVSDEDKARFLRSVDLYVAPNTGGESFGIILVEAMSAGAPVLASDLDAFVQVLDQGRAGEVFANEDADALAEKAVALLADPGRRAELRERGSAHVRRFDWSTVGADILSVYETVTTGTAAVATDERPGLWSRFGLARERDAEADAPHSTDNLRA from the coding sequence GTGAGAATCGGGATCGTCTGCCCGTACTCCTGGGACGTGCCCGGTGGCGTCCAGTTCCACATCCGGGACCTCGCCGAGTACTTCATCCGGCTCGGCCACGAGGTCTCCGTGCTGGCCCCGGCCGACGACGACACCCCGCTGCCGCCCTACGTGGTCTCGGCGGGCCGTGCGGTGCCGGTGCCGTACAACGGCTCGGTGGCCCGGCTGAACTTCGGGTTCCTGTCGGCGGCGCGGGTGCGGCGGTGGCTGCACGACGGCTCGTTCGACGTGGTGCACATCCACGAGCCGACGTCGCCCTCGCTCGGCCTGCTCACCTGCTGGGCGGCGCAGGGGCCCATCGTGGCCACCTTCCACACCTCCAACCCGCGCTCCCGCGCGATGATCGCCGCCTACGCGATCCTCCAGGCCGCGCTGGAGAAGATCAGCGCCCGGATCGCGGTGAGCGAGTACGCCCGCCGGACCCTGGTCGAGCACCTGGGCGGGGACGCGGTGGTGATCCCCAACGGGGTCGACGTGGACTTCTTCGCCGACGCCGAGCCCAAGGCGGAGTGGCAGGGCGGCACGATCGGCTTCATAGGGCGCATCGACGAGCCCCGCAAGGGCCTGCCGGTGCTGATGCGGGCGCTGCCGAAGATCGTCGCCGCGCATCCCGGGGCCCGGCTGCTGGTCGCGGGCCGGGGTGACGAGGAGGCCGCCGTCGAGGAGCTGCCCGAGGAGCTGCGCTCCCGCGTGGAGTTCCTCGGCATGGTCAGCGACGAGGACAAGGCCCGCTTCCTGCGCAGCGTCGACCTGTACGTGGCGCCCAACACCGGGGGCGAGAGCTTCGGCATCATCCTCGTCGAGGCCATGTCGGCGGGCGCCCCGGTGCTCGCCTCCGACCTGGACGCCTTCGTCCAGGTCCTCGACCAGGGCCGGGCGGGGGAGGTCTTCGCCAACGAGGACGCCGACGCGCTCGCGGAGAAGGCCGTGGCCCTGCTCGCCGACCCCGGGCGCCGGGCGGAGCTGCGGGAGCGGGGCAGCGCCCACGTACGCCGCTTCGACTGGTCCACGGTCGGCGCGGACATCCTCTCGGTGTACGAGACGGTCACCACCGGCACCGCGGCGGTCGCCACCGACGAGCGCCCCGGCCTCTGGTCACGCTTCGGGCTGGCCCGTGAGCGGGACGCGGAGGCGGACGCCCCGCACTCCACCGATAACCTTCGCGCGTGA
- the ruvC gene encoding crossover junction endodeoxyribonuclease RuvC produces the protein MRVLGVDPGLTRCGVGVVEGVAGRPLTMVGVGVVRTPPDAELSHRLLAVEQGLEQWLDEHRPEFVAVERVFSQHNVSTVMGTAQASAVAMLCAARRGIPVALHTPSEVKAAVTGTGRADKAQVGAMVTRLLRLSAPPKPADAADALALAICHIWRAPAQNRLQQAVAEHTARRTPQATKGRTA, from the coding sequence GTGCGGGTACTCGGGGTGGACCCCGGACTGACGCGGTGCGGGGTCGGCGTGGTCGAGGGGGTCGCGGGGCGGCCGCTCACCATGGTCGGCGTCGGTGTCGTCCGTACGCCCCCCGACGCCGAGCTGAGCCACCGGTTGCTCGCCGTCGAGCAGGGCCTCGAACAGTGGCTCGACGAGCACCGGCCGGAATTCGTCGCCGTGGAGCGGGTCTTCAGCCAGCACAACGTCAGCACCGTCATGGGCACCGCCCAGGCCAGCGCCGTCGCCATGCTGTGCGCGGCCCGGCGCGGCATCCCGGTCGCCCTGCACACCCCCAGCGAGGTCAAGGCCGCCGTCACCGGCACCGGCCGCGCCGACAAGGCCCAGGTCGGCGCCATGGTCACCCGGCTGCTCCGGCTCAGCGCACCCCCCAAGCCGGCCGACGCCGCCGACGCCCTCGCGCTCGCCATCTGCCACATCTGGCGCGCCCCCGCCCAGAACCGGCTCCAGCAGGCGGTCGCCGAGCACACGGCCCGCCGCACCCCACAGGCAACGAAAGGCCGAACGGCATGA